In Alosa sapidissima isolate fAloSap1 chromosome 5, fAloSap1.pri, whole genome shotgun sequence, the genomic stretch CATTCAATAATTTCACCCTGAGTGTATGTATTCGCACGTGGCTTTGCCTGAGCTGATTTTTAAAGTTGCTGAATTTCTTTCAGTGTGTGGGATGCCCTGACTGATAACTACATGTCCTCATCCGTTTCCAGCTGGGATGCCAATGCAGAAGGAAGCAATGGGAACCTCTCAGATCAGGAGGTAATGGGAATTGCTGTAGACCTATCACCTGTCACACCTTGTGTGCACAGTGCACATACTCTCACTATTGCACTCCTTAAAGCTACTTTTAGCCTCacgctcacactctcacactgctGAATATCCTGTAATGTCATCTGCACTTCTTTTCACCAATGCTCTTTACACAGCCCATTAAAAGCCTCTTGCTGTTGCTCTTACAAAACGCCCTGCCCTTGTACTCACACTGTTTCAGTTAGAGAAACCTGTTCTTCACTGACACTTGCTATTCCACTTGCAAGACttaacagagagaatgagaggaggaatgagagagagagagagagagagagagagagtgggaccaATCTTCATCCTCAATCTGTTTGCCTTGAATAGATTAGCATAGAGATGCATTGCAGTCAGCGcatgccaaaaaaaaaagcctccTGCCTGAGCTGTGGGGCCATGTCTCTTTATTTTGTGTAAAACTTCCCCACCCCCACGGCCCACCCCAGCCCAGCCCTCTGCAGCTCCCCCAGGCCTGAGAGAGAGCGCTGGCCCAGGCAGAGGGCCAGCGAGGGGGCCTGGCCAGAGCAGCAACGCCTGGCACCAGAGACCAGGCAGATAAACGACATAAGCAAGCAGCTTTAGGCAGCTGaagtaaactgtgtgtgtgtgtgtgtgtgtgtgtgtgtgtgtgtgtgtgtgtgtgtgtgtgtgtctgtgtgtgtgtgtgtgtgtgtgtgtgtgtgtgtgtgtgtgtgtgtgtgtgtgtgtgtgtgtgtgttagtgtgtgtgtgtgtgtgtatgtgtttgcatgtgtgtgtctgtgtgaatggtgtgtgtaaatgtgtgtgtgcgtgcgtgcatctttgtgtatatgtgtgtgcgtgtgcatgttgcatgtgtgtctgtgtgtgtatgtgtgtgcaagtgtgtgtgtgtgtatgtgagtgtgtctatgtgaatggtgtgtgtaagtgtgtgtgtgtgtgtgtgtgtgtgtgtgtgtgtgtgtgcatgttgcatgtgtgtgtgtgtgtgtgtgtgtgtgtgtttatgtgtgcatgtttgtgtatatgtgtgtgtgtgtgtgtgtgtgtgtgtgtgtgtgtgtgtgtgtgtgtgtgtgtgtacatgcttttctgtgtgtgtgtgtgtgtgtgtgtgtgtgtgtgtgtgtgtgtacatgcttttctgtgtgtgcatgtgtgtgtgtgtgtgtgtgtgtgtgtgtcactgtgttatAAATAGATTTGGCTGAATATTTTATCTTCAAATAATTCCCTTTTTTCTGGACCATCTGTTTAGCGGCTTTTAGGTTAAAGAATCATATTTGACACCATTGGCTCTGATCTCTAACACTCTTGGACATTTGACTGTTTACTGTGCAGAGTAGACCATATACAGATACACATCTCtcaggtctacacacacacacacacacacacacacacacacacacgtgcacatgcgcacacacacacacacacacacacacacacacacacacacacacacacacacacacacacagacatacacatgtgcacatgcacacatatacacacaggacAGATAATCTAGTACTAGTACCTCATGTCACAATTGAAGAAATGTGGGGAAAAAGACGTGAAAACATGACCAAGTAATGTGACCTACCAAGAGATGGACGTGGACTGGCTCATTAGTTAGATGTTGTTTTTAATGCCTGTGCTTTTACCTCCATGTTAAAGATTCatgaaaaagaggaggaggagatgaatgAGAAGAACGAGAACGCCAACTGTCTGCCTCTGTCTGACGAACCGCTCATCACCGCTGATCAGGTGTGCAAGGACcacaacattaacattaacattaacattaacccACCACATTCACATACGGTATGTTAAGTGGAAGGTGCATCAATCCTAGGAGATACACTacaaatacaatacaaaatagtattgtaAATAACGCAATACATCAATACAACACATCATGATACCTAGGCCTTATTTTGTGGGGTAGGCCTGCACTCAGTTCATGCAAAACAAAGAATGTAAAATAATGAAACTCTTTCATcagttgaaaaaaaatatatactgcaGTTGATGAGAAAACGATATTAGTTGAAATAATGTCATAGCAGAAGACAAGTTATTACAGGGCAGTTAGAGCATATATGGGGCGTATTTTGTTTCTTCACTGGGTTGGTCATCTCTGCCTCCTCCGTCCTCGTGGCCTGCAGGTCATTGAAGAGATCGTTGAGATGATGGAGAACTCTCCAGACCCTGGCGAgacggaggaagaggaggaggaggaggaggaggaggaggagagtgtcgCCACCACGCCCAAGCCCAGCCCATCCCTTCTGGAGGAGATACGCACGCtgtccaacaacaacaactgctCTTATGAAGGTAAGTTtctatgagtgtgtttgtgtgtgtgtgtgtgtatgttgtgtgtgtgtgtgtgtgtgtgtgtgtgtgtgtgtgtgtgtgtgtgtgtgtgtgtgtgtgtgtgtgtgtgagagagagagagagagagagagagagagaaagagatggatggagaaaaatagagagacagagagagagatagtaaaagagggagggagggagagagagagagagcgagactgagagagagcacagacaTTAGTTGTGATCAGTGGGCAGTGGTAGTGTTCCCCTGTCCTTCTCCTTGGGCGAGATCAGGCATAAATCCACACAGATGAGGATGGGGAAAACATAGCGGATACAGAACACACTGACAAATCAGATTACACACCAATTCAGCCTCATTCTAACTGAGAAGCAATGCGCTTCTTACGGACATGACATGAGTTCACTTGAGTGCACTCCAAACTGGACAAATGGACCCTGTTgggtttttgtgaatgtttgtgtgtgtgtgtgtgtgtgtgtgttactgcaaTAGATATAGcccaaagatgtgtgtgtgtgtgtgtgtgtgtgtgtgtgtgtgtgtgtgtgtgtgtgtgtgtgtgtgtgtgtgtgtgtgtgtgtgtgtgtgtgtgtgtgagagagagagagagagagagagagagacacacagaaaaagagatGAGCCTGACAGTGTTGGTCATTGCTGGTCATTGCTGTCCTTTCAGGCCTGAGCCTGATGCCCAGCTCAGCGCTGCTGGAGCTGCTGTGTCGGGTGGAGGCGGCCATCAGGGAGTACTCCGAGGAGCTGGTGCATCAGCTGGCCCGCCGCGACGAGCTGGAGTTTGAGAAGGAGGTGAAGAACACCTTCATCACGGCCCTGATGGAGGTGCAGAACCGGCAGAAGGAGCAGCGGGACGTCAGCAAGCGGAAACGCCGTGACAAGGGCCTCAGCCTGCAGGGCAACGCCCGCACGGAGAAGACCACCGGCATGCCTGTCAAGGtcgggaggagtgtgtgtgttttgttttgtgtgtgtgtttgtctgagtgtgtgtgtgtgtgtgtgtgtgtgtgtgtgtgtgtgtgtttgtgtgtgtgtgatagagagtgtacttttttacttttttgtacaAAACTAGCTTTCATACTTGTACTTGTACTTGTACATTCAGAGGCAATtgtgtgactgcatgtgtgtgtgtgtgtgtgtgtgtgtgtaagagagagagagagagtctgtccaTTTATGTATTAACTGTAGAGCAGTTCTGATAAAGGTCAGCACTGCTGCTGGATGGTAAAGGTGTTACCGTCAGACAGGGAGCAGCCCTAATGGCCCATAGAGGATAATGGATCCAGAAAATCACTTAAAGTCCACTTAGGGTCAAACCGGAAGTGAGGACTCCCTTCCAGTCACTGAGAGCTGGGCTAACACATTTCAGCCTCATGTGTCTCATGGGTTTAAAACACGCTGCACATCTCCTCTGAAGGCTGAGAATTATTATTGCAAGCTAGTCTGGTGATTTATTGGTTTATTGAGTCTCCTGTAATGCGAGTAGCCAGTTAGCCTCCGCTATCTAATTTGACCTTCTGTTTGTTGGATTGGTTGACAAATACCACTGTCAGCGTAATGTGAATTTATAATCCCAAATGCCAATGTAGACCTGACGCATATTTGAGCATGACATTTATAGAATTGTTTTCTTACTCTGTTTTACATTAAGTAAATTACTGTTTGTTTCTCGGTATGTTTGCCAGCGTTTCAGTATGGAGGGACTCTCCAATATCCTGCAGACGGGCATCCGACAGACATTTGGAAACTCAGGGACAGACAAACAGGTGAATAATAGTCATTCATTTCTAATTAAGGATTTGATCTTACCacattatgttaactatgtatatacttatatttactctttctgctgtaagtgcatgttgtgtgtgatgtctgtatgctattgagaccttgaatttccccttgggggtcaataaagtatctatttatcgaattatctatctatctatctatctatctatctatctatctatctatctatctatctaactaacCAACTAACTAAAGAAAATGTCCTCCTATACATTTTATTAAAGCCTTtttgttctctccatctcctagTATCTTAACACAGTCATTCCCTATGAGAAGAAAACAACCCTTCCATCTGTGGAGGACCTGCAGATGCTAACAAAAAGTAAGTGGACTGAAGCTACTGAACTCAGCAATTATATTATTTCAACCTAACAATTCTTCTGGTTCAGTTTTGTCAACAGTTCCACAATCAAATGGGTAAAACTACTGTGTGATTCTGAAGTTACTGTGTGTAAAATCATTAATGAACCCAGAGGACCCAGAACATGAAAGGACAGTGAATGGGTCTTTCATATCTTGTGATACAGAATCACAAAGGAGGGTGACGAGGAGGATGTCTTTTTATAGCAGTCTTTCGCAGGTCCCTACAGTGATATCGCATGTTCACCAATTATATTGGATTGATCATTTGCAGTTCTCTATGCCATGAAGGAAGACAGTGAAAAGGTTCCTGTCCTGCTTACTGACTACATATTAAAAGGTACTGGCTCTACTACTGagttttgttattattttacAACCAAATACTGTTTTATGCGACAGTTAAGTAACACTGGATCAACATGCTATTTCTGCTTCCTTATTATCATCTCTTTACTAAGTACTAAGCATTAAGAATCTGAAGTAAAATATTATACTCTTACACAATATTCTTCATTATAGTATGCTGGCTTTACCctaacatttaaataaaaaaaacatttcttctATTCTATACTGCAGTAGAATATACAATGTTAACACtatctctgtgtttgtttcagtGTTGTGTCCCACTTAAAGTCACCTGTGGACCCCTCAGCCAGGAGATGTGGGGAGGGGCGTACCAAACCTGCCACACCACCCATCTCCCAGCCcgacctgacccccccccccccccccgccagcATAGCTGCATGAGCTCTCCCAACTCATTAATGCCAAACAGCACCGTTACCATCTCCTCATTGTACTTCGCTCCTCGAGATGACTCTGCCTCGGCTCATGGGCCTCCTTTCCgtcttctgcacacacacacacacacacacacacacacacgtacacacacacacatgtatgcacacaaacatgtacacacacacacacacacacacacacatgtacgcacacacacatgtatgcacacaaacatgtacacacacacacacacacacacacacacacacacacacacgtacgcacacacacatgtatgcacacaaacatgtacacacacacacacacacacacacacacacaaatgcgcgcGTGCTTGAGCATCCACAGGGCCTGTGTGCCAACGCCTGGTGCTTCTCTTCTGCCTGGCCAAGCATTAGTACGGCCTGAAGGACATATAAGCTATTACAGGGTGTAAAATATTCTGTGATCAGATATTTTCAATAATAATGCTGATtaatattaacaaaaaaaatgtatgtgtgtatccttGTTCAAGGCCCAACCAGGGAATACAATGCTCTGCCATTTGGGCATAACCCAGGAATGTCTTCAGTACACTCATTCACAAGCCATACCGTTCTTCAGATAAACACAACAGGTTTTCAAAAAAGGAACTAATGTACAAGTTTGTCTTTTGATATATTTTGTACAtgttataattataattattattattattactgttattattattattgtgcttTCATCTCTGCAGTGTCATCTTAGAGgtgcatgtgtatttgagtCTTTCACATTTGCCAGTTGTATTAAGAAAACAAATCTTCAGTGACTTTGATAAATAAGGAGACAATTTTAATTTCTTACACATTATTATGTGCCCAGTGTCTTCTTACCGTCACTTTTCTCTTCTGTCACTAATGTTTCATTTTATTTGGATGTTACGGAGAGCAATGTCATTCCACTAGGTTAACTCTCCCTCTGGTAAGATGAGCTCATATCATTAATGTGTATATTTCTTATTCGCTAAAACGGCATGGAGGACAAAACATGTTTATTGCTGAAAATAAACCTTGCAGAATGATTGCCACTAATACGTGTCTTATTGATTGAATCCTTGAATTCTTGAAATCCcctttctttccttccatccttctttctttctttctctttaaaTACAATATTGTACATTAATAAGCTCAGACATGGACTTAGTATAATTACTTTGAAGAAACACTGAACTATACCTGTGTGTCTCTATACGGTGCCATGCATGTTGTGATGTGAAacagcacctctctctctctgtaattcCACCGCCGCCTGATGGTGGCAGCAGAGAGCAATCAAGTTGCTGTACACAAACCTTATCAAAACAACACTAAAGGCTATGACTGAAAATACTGTGACATGACTGGCAGTCACATCACATCATTCTGTGCTGGACAGCACATGAGCTTTGCatgttttttaacatttgaaTTAAGCGCCTTCTCAAACATTCAGCATAATTTTATCTTTTAATcaaaaatgacaataaaagTCCTTCACACTTTGCACCCAATTTGAAGAACCCTATGAAATATGGCATAAGTGATTTCAGTCAGGAATAAATgcattacatttaaaacaatagTCTCACATAAATCCAAAGAGAAACCAACAAAATAACATAATAAATagaggtgttttttttaaaatcatggATATTGTATTTTGTGCCTTAATGTAGGAAAAAAAGTGATTCTACAAAACATTTTTAAGTGTTAAGAAATTTTTGAGAAATGATTTGTGTGTCTGGCAAACACAATCTTTTTGGCATCAACTCAAAAACTACAATCTGACAAATGACAATTCATTATCAGATACCTCAATACCTCCATATAAATATCAATTCAGAATTATATGGCATAAAAAACAGTGTAGGAAATAAAACGcctacatacagcaaaataaaaacataaaaaatgcataAATCAGAAAACAAATGCTGTGACTAAATAGAGAATCCTTCAGATATAAACCAGGTTACTCAGGGATTACTCCCAGGTTACTCCCTCCTGCTTAGAGCTCTTAGATTGGGAAACCTCCAGTGTCCTTGCTTGAATATCACAATCATATAGTCACAGTACTGGGAGTGTGTTGACCCCtcctgcatgcatgcacgcacacacacacacacacacacacacacacacacacacacacacacacacacacacacacacacacacacacacacagcgagccAGGTTTGGGAGCCGATCTGGGCCAGGTCTTATCCAATTCAGAGTCAGATGCAAGCTAAAGATGAGTAATGAGGAAAATATTTTaggagaaacacaaagactcaCTTTGTTGAAAGATCAGCTATTAAAAAATATCGCTTTTAAGTGCCAACACTGCCCATTATTGGATCTACTGCAAAAGACTTCTAATCCTATTCCAGGGAGTTAAACTCATGCTTATCATCATTAGTTATAAGAGATTAGATTTTTTGATGGCTGCAATGTGCTAAATGCATCACAAAACATTTTACAATGTGATCTAATTTGTTGCTATTTAATGATGATTATGTCAAAATATGATATTGTATACACCTGTCTGTCCTAGATAGGATGAACTTGATTTTCTGACGTTTGAAATTCATGAACTCTAAACATACACCTATGCCTAAATTCTAAAGGTTAGAGGACGTTGCTTTACACGTAAAAACTGTAAGTTGGTGAATGTTGCTATATTAATCTATTAATTTATTGgtgaatatttcttttttatctATTCACGGAGGTTCTGGTAAAGGGATATGAAATAGGCTTTTCTTTACCTACAGAGAATTCTACTAAACAAGATGTTCTTTTCTACTAAGTGTATGAGATTTGACGAGCCACAGACTTTCCCTTAACATCATCCAAATAACATTAGCTACATCAGTTACAGTAACCTGGAGTGGCCTGAAGTGGCCCAAGATGTCTTTGGTTTTTAAAACATCCTAAAACATTGATTGACATACTAAAAACATTAACTAGAAACCTACTGATGTATTATACACTTTTTAAACGGATAGTTCACTCCAAAAATGAAAACTCATCAACTTGCCAATCAATCCTTTTGTCAGCAGATTGATCGACATTTaagttttttgttttgcttgtaacacacacacacacacacacacatacacacacacgcacataggtTGGTGGGGTGCATCTCATCTTAaccccccccctttcctcttGTGCTGTATGTCTTCATACAACTCCAGCTGTTGATGATGATAGAATTGTCATTTTTGGGTGAACTATGCCTACTGGTGGTGTTTGATTAGCAACACATACTATACAACACTTAACTTTACAATAAAATCCAACCAATCTACAATAAGCAGCTCTTCTGAGGGGCCATCTGTCTCAGACCATCATGTTTCAGTGTACATGCAACCAATGCCTTACATAAAAAAGTCTTCACAACTACAAGTGGAGATGGAGAGCTTGAGCCAGCGTAAGCTGGGTGAAGGCAATTGGATTATTCCTGTGTAGCTTACAAAAAACCcaaaatactgtacatacaattCCAGATGGATAAAAATGGATTGAAACATACATCAGTAGTAATCTTTTGTTCTAATAAAGGAAGTTGCTTTTGGGCAATGCTGGGAAATGCTTTATGTCACTTCCTCCCATAATCTATGCATTGAAAAAACATAGTAAAAAAATACATACAATCTCACTATAAAATAACAGGAAAATAATtttaacaaatatttttttacagatGTTGCATATACTtaatagaaataaaaaaaacaatatataaaaaagaaTAATTAAAATTACACCATGCCACGTATTTTCTGAAACGAATTCCAAATAACTTTTCATTGTGACGTTACAGGATTATTCATTGAATATGGATCGCATAAACCCttattcttcctctctcctccgacACTTCCCTTAGTACAGCTCAGCACTTGAAACAGTGTATGTGGTCGACTAAATCAGCAGTATTTGTTGTAGACTGGTTTCAGACAGTATACCCTGCATGGCTGGCGGTGAGCTGACTGACCGACTGCCCGCCAGGCGTTAGACAAGCGAGCCAGCCTGATTTTGAGCGGGCACCATGATGGGCACTCCCCCCATGCGGGAGATGTTGGCAGCGGTCACACCGGTGGGCACGGGCGGCGGCCGCGGCACCTGCGGCGCCTGCAGCTGGCCGTGCTCAGGCCTGGGCAGCGAGCCGCCGTTGGTGCTGGGGGGTCCCACGGCGGCGTTGGCCATACCGGCGCCAGCGGACATGTTGGAGGCGGAGTGGGGCAAGGTGGCGCTGGTGTTGTAGCCCGGTAAGGTGTCGGCGGGGGGACGCGGCCGGTAGCCGGCCGTGCTGCCGGTGGCGGTGAGGATGGAGGCGGTGTCGGAGGGCGGGTGGTGGGTGTAGTGGTGGTTACTGTGGTGGTGGAGGTCCCGGGACAAGGGGCTGGTGTGGACCGAGGACAGCGtgccatttttggagctgaGGGAGCCAGTGCCACTCTTGGCCCAGGACACGCGCTTAGGGGCCTGGGCGTCCTCTctgccggacacacacacacacatacacacacacacacacacacacacacacacacacacacacacacacacacacacacacacacacacacacacatggttatgAGCCGTCTGCACTTTATATCATTGTCTATTAACTGTATTGCTAGAACAAAACCAACACCTagaaccaaattccttgtatatgtgaaaaaccttggcaaataatatctgattctgattcaaaACACAGAACCATCCCCCCACCAGACTCAAACATACAATCCTGGACATTGAAGATCTTTATACAAAgatacaaaaacacataaagatatatatatatatataagtctTACTTTATGTCATTGGCCAGGTCGTCCTCCGTATCCCGCCTCCTGGTCCAGAGAAAGATGAGgacgaggaggatgaggatgaagcCGATCACAGAACCCACAGTGGCTCCTGCGATTACTCCAGCGTTCGTAGCTGCACAGGCAAACAGTAGCATTACACTCCCTGCTTCATATTCAGCTCCAttcatttctttaaaaacaaacattctCCAAACACTTGGCAAACCATCAGGGAAGCAGGctactacacaaacacaacagccTACAGGACAACCATCGTGAAAGCATTTATTCACTCCCTTACAAAACAACTATTTAAAATCCCTGTGCAGGaatatgcatactgtatgtgctttcTGGATTTTAATGATCTTTAACCTGATATACAGTCAGTAGCCACACACTCCTTTCTCTTTAAGCTATTTATTGACCAACCTTTTTCCAGACTACCGGTACTCTTCAATAGTTCATGATATCATCCTAActagcacatttttttttcatttgtcttgacctttgacctttgtctTCACATTACACTACCCATTAGAGCTACACAGCAATTGCAGTAAGGTGAGCTTGCTCTACGCACCAGTGATGACCTCCAGGTTGATGTAGCAGGTCTCTGTGCCCGCGGTGTTGGAGGCATTGCACACATACTTCCCCGACATGCCGCTGGTGAGGTTGGTCAGCTTCAGAGTGCCTGCTGTCTCATCTGAGGGGGAAGAGAAAGGACACAATAACACACTCGCAAACCCTCCAGCAACCCTATGGAGGCTATATGAATCAAATTAGGGAAATACGTCCgtttttattatgttgtttATTACGTAAGGTAGCAACATGTAGTGTTCCGTTATTCATAGCTGTTAATAATGTCAATAACTACTTAAATCACATTATGTACAAGTTTCACCAGAGTTTCAAAGAAGATCTATATTATATCACTACACTATATCAGACTGTACTATACTATATCAGACTTAACACTTTTCCAGTACATTCATAAGATGACAAAACAACCTACATGCCCTACATTCATAACATGACGTCACAAGTAGTAAGACTCGATGTAAGTCTAATGGATCTAATTAAAAAACAAGGTTACACTTCACTTGGATGGTCTTACAGATTATCTGCAgatcaggggtgtagtggtaaaataagtgGTGGGTAAAATAtcaattctgtgatcacggtaaggtggactgcgccatgctgTAGCGGgtattttaaaaaggcattcagaacatgtttgatgaaggtgaaagtatttgtccaatgtttataatgatactagtggtattaaatggttcctagagtgttgatgagtgtacatattgtaaaggtggataatacagtgttatttttcaatgttaaaagttgcaattggtgaataaacccTTTTGAGAGGTGattaaactgtgtttacttgcgctTAGCCTCCAATACATCCCTGCTGCAGATGCTCAGACTATAAACAAACAATCTGTGACTGTAACAACAATCTTTAGTTTAGAGTCAATTTTCAAGAATTTCATTTCAACAAACCATCTGTAAGATATCTGTAGGGTGAATGTCACCCTTTCTGAGCTTTATTATGTTGAGTCAGTGGGCTGCTTACTCAGCATTGGAGCGAAGAAGACATTCTGATTTGGGCTGGCTTTGGTCCACCTGTACAGAGGAATCGGCTTCCCAGACTTGGAGCTGCAGCTCAGGGTAACATTCCCCTTTAGAGCCGGCTTCCCCTTCAGCTTACAGACAGGGACCGAAGGAGGCACTGGAGATGgaacagtgggagagagaggaacagcaaCACCGCTTCATTGA encodes the following:
- the fez1 gene encoding fasciculation and elongation protein zeta-1 isoform X1 — encoded protein: MEAPLVCLDEEFEDLRPCRLEDLESSPRRPYGSSSNITTMPLAPLVREDFSELENFSEMMSFKSMEDLVNEFDEKLNVCFHNYNTKTEGLAPVRNKAQAEEDEERLQDEDVWDALTDNYMSSSVSSWDANAEGSNGNLSDQEIHEKEEEEMNEKNENANCLPLSDEPLITADQVIEEIVEMMENSPDPGETEEEEEEEEEEEESVATTPKPSPSLLEEIRTLSNNNNCSYEGLSLMPSSALLELLCRVEAAIREYSEELVHQLARRDELEFEKEVKNTFITALMEVQNRQKEQRDVSKRKRRDKGLSLQGNARTEKTTGMPVKRFSMEGLSNILQTGIRQTFGNSGTDKQYLNTVIPYEKKTTLPSVEDLQMLTKILYAMKEDSEKVPVLLTDYILKVLCPT
- the fez1 gene encoding fasciculation and elongation protein zeta-1 isoform X2, with the protein product MEAPLVCLDEEFEDLRPCRLEDLESSPRRPYGSSSNITTMPLAPLVREDFSELENFSEMMSFKSMEDLVNEFDEKLNVCFHNYNTKTEGLAPVRNKAQAEEDEERLQDEDWDANAEGSNGNLSDQEIHEKEEEEMNEKNENANCLPLSDEPLITADQVIEEIVEMMENSPDPGETEEEEEEEEEEEESVATTPKPSPSLLEEIRTLSNNNNCSYEGLSLMPSSALLELLCRVEAAIREYSEELVHQLARRDELEFEKEVKNTFITALMEVQNRQKEQRDVSKRKRRDKGLSLQGNARTEKTTGMPVKRFSMEGLSNILQTGIRQTFGNSGTDKQYLNTVIPYEKKTTLPSVEDLQMLTKILYAMKEDSEKVPVLLTDYILKVLCPT
- the esama gene encoding endothelial cell adhesion molecule a encodes the protein METSRKLGTLISLSFLCFLSGGEGQITSPLMNVEVIQGQKVVLPASYSPTSTDLSSNAVVWNLVGDNSKMVISYSSGQESIPNAEFKGRVGFVNQMPNRDVSLYINNTLESDSGRYLCQVLSPGSPFTKELTLDVKVPPSVPVCKLKGKPALKGNVTLSCSSKSGKPIPLYRWTKASPNQNVFFAPMLNETAGTLKLTNLTSGMSGKYVCNASNTAGTETCYINLEVITATNAGVIAGATVGSVIGFILILLVLIFLWTRRRDTEDDLANDIKEDAQAPKRVSWAKSGTGSLSSKNGTLSSVHTSPLSRDLHHHSNHHYTHHPPSDTASILTATGSTAGYRPRPPADTLPGYNTSATLPHSASNMSAGAGMANAAVGPPSTNGGSLPRPEHGQLQAPQVPRPPPVPTGVTAANISRMGGVPIMVPAQNQAGSLV